AAGAGGACGAACTCGTCGCCGCCGTAGCGGAACAGCACGTCGCTGCCGCGCGCGGCGGCCTGGATGCGGTCCGCGAACTCGGTGAGCGCCGCGTCGCCGCGCGCGTGGCCGAAGGCGTCGTTCACGCTCTTGAAGTGGTCCAGGTCCAGCAGCAGCAGCGAGAACGGCTCGTCGTAGCGCAGCCCGCGCTGCACCTCCTCGTGCAGGCGCTCGTACAGCGCGGACTTGGCGTACACGCTGGTGAGCGCGTCGCGCGCCGTCATAGCCCGCGCTCCGCGGCGGCGGCGCGCGGGGCGGCGGCGCGTACGGGGGTGGCGAGGGAGGCGGGGAGCGTCATGAGGAAGTACGGGCTACGGGACACTGCGGGAGGGGCACTGTACAAGAGTTCAACATCAGGGCCGCTGCGGGTCCAGCACGGCCTCGCATGCAGGTGCATGCCGGAGGGCCACTTCCGCGCTGCGGCGTCCTCCATCCAGCGCGTTCATTCTGTGGCGCCCGCCCCACATCGGGCACGCCCGCGCCGCACCACGCGAAAGCGTCCGCCGTCTCGCATCTCCCGAATCTTCCGCATCTCCCGCCCCGCCTCGCGAATCCGTGCGGCTGGTAGATGTTCGCCCGCCCCGCCAAATCGCCGCCGACCGGTAGGGGAGCACCACGTGTGCTCCCTCGGGGCAGCACCGTCGCATCCGCCGAGCATCCACGCATCCGCACCACGGGCTGACACGCAGGTCAGCCCCTACCGGATTGCAGCGATGATGCGGATCTGGAGACGTCGCACGAGAGAACGCACGCCTCGGTACCGGGATCGCGGCCGATCGACATCTGCATCGCCCGAATGCACACCGGCTGCGATGGATTGGATCGGCGTGGGATGTGGACGGGAGATGAACGGCGGGCTAGCGCTAGACGAGGTTCGATGAGACCGGAGATCGGGGCGGGCGATGAACGGCGGGTGGTAGGTGCGGAGCGGGGGAGATGCGGGCTTGGACGGCGGAGGAACTTCGGCCGACGTGGGGCGGAGGATGTGCGACGGGGGCTAAGGATCGATGACGGCGAGGCGGAGAAGCTCGGGCCAGATGCGGTCCAGGTCGGCGACGCCGAGGGCGCGCTCGTCCAGGCCGTTGCCGCGGAGGGCGTGGCGCGGGATGATGCCGCCCGCGAAGTGCGGGTCGCGCCACCAGCCTTCGGGATCGGCGGCGATCATGCGGCGGTACGTCTCGCGCGCGCCGGCGGGGAGCCACGCGCGCAGGAACGAGACGGCTTCGTCGCGCACCCGCGGCGAGGGAAGCTGCGGCTGGGGGTCGGCAGGTGCCAACGGGTGCGCTCGCGCCAGGGGAACGTGCCGGGAGGACGGCCTGCACGGTACTCGCCGCGCGCCCCGAAATCAACGTTCCCGCCTCACATCACCTTGATCCCCGCCACCAGCGCCAGGATCGCGCCCGGCACCGCCAGCGCCGCCCGCATGGCCGCCGCGCCCCGGCTGCCGGAGTCGTTGGGGACCGAGATCTGATCGCCGGCGCGCAGGCTCATCTGGTCCAGCGTGCGCCCCTGGGCGATGGCCTGCTGGAGCGCCCGCCCCTCCCAGATGCGCTGCGGCCCCCGCTCGATGCGCGCGGCGGCCAGCTTGGCCGTGGGCAGCGGCCCGCCCGCCGCCATGATCGCGTCCGACACCAGCGCATCCGCCGCCAGCACGTAGTAGCCCGGCTGCCGCACCTGCCCGATCACCGCGAGCCGCACCAGCGGGTGCACGTGCACCACCGGCTCGCGCAGGTAGCGGCGAAGGTCCGCCGTGAGCTTCGCCTCCGCCTCCGAGCGGAGGACGCCGGCCAGCGACACATCGCCCAGGCCCGGCAGCACCAGCACGCGGCCCGCGCCCACGGTGAAGGTGGCCGTGAGCGCCTGCTCGCCCTCCACCGTCACGCCCAGCTGGTCGCCCACCTGGAAGTCGCCGTCGCGCAGCCGTGCGCGGATCAGCTCCGCCTCGCCCGCACCCGCGGCACCCGCCGCCTCCAGCGACGACAGCGCCGCCTGGAGCCCGGCGCGCGTGGGCTGCAGCCCC
This genomic interval from Longimicrobiaceae bacterium contains the following:
- a CDS encoding polysaccharide biosynthesis/export family protein, with amino-acid sequence MSRSPFAPLARCASLAALAWGLAAAPAAAQPGPSAAAPSAALGLQPTRAGLQAALSSLEAAGAAGAGEAELIRARLRDGDFQVGDQLGVTVEGEQALTATFTVGAGRVLVLPGLGDVSLAGVLRSEAEAKLTADLRRYLREPVVHVHPLVRLAVIGQVRQPGYYVLAADALVSDAIMAAGGPLPTAKLAAARIERGPQRIWEGRALQQAIAQGRTLDQMSLRAGDQISVPNDSGSRGAAAMRAALAVPGAILALVAGIKVM
- a CDS encoding GGDEF domain-containing protein, coding for MTARDALTSVYAKSALYERLHEEVQRGLRYDEPFSLLLLDLDHFKSVNDAFGHARGDAALTEFADRIQAAARGSDVLFRYGGDEFVLFLPHTLHDDATLLAQRLLAEVAATPLQGTPPLSLSVSVGVATFP